A single region of the Nicotiana sylvestris chromosome 6, ASM39365v2, whole genome shotgun sequence genome encodes:
- the LOC138871042 gene encoding uncharacterized protein, translating to MPTSKLAKWQILLSEFVIVYVTQKAVKGQALADHLAENPIDGEYEPLKTYFPDEEVSFVEEDITEAYDGWRMFLNGAANFNGVGIEAVLVSKTGQHYPISVKLMCPCTNNMAEYEACILGLRLAIDINVQELLVIGDFDLLVHRVLGEWATKNTKILLYLHCVQDLIKRFAKIEFSHIPRIQNEFADVIANLSSMIKHTDKNFIDPIPIGIYKQSAYCAYVGEEIDENPWFHVKKYLEKGEYPETATHTQKHTL from the coding sequence ATGCCTACGAGTAAGTTAGCAAAGTGGCAAatattgttgagtgagttcgtcatcgtctatgtaactcagaaggcggtcaaaggTCAAGCATTGGCGGATCATCTGGCAGAAAATCCcatagacggagaatacgaaccattgaaaacatattttcccgatGAGGAGGTTTCATTTGTAGAAGAAGATATCACTGAggcatatgatggttggaggatgttcttaaatggagcagcaaacttcaatgGAGTGGGTATCGAAGCTGTCTTAGTATCAAAGACTGGTCAACACTATCCGATATCTGTAAAACTCATGtgtccatgcaccaacaatatggcggaatatgaggcctgcatcttaggactcaggTTGGCCATTGACATAAATGTTCAGGAACTGCTGGTAATTGGAGATTTCGATCTTTTGGTGCACCGGGTTCTAGGGGAATGGGCTACGAAAAACACCAAAATATTGCTATATTTGCACTGTGTACAAGATCTGATCAAGAGGTTCGCAAAGATAGAGTTCAgccatattccaaggatccagaatgagtttgcggATGTGATAGCTAATTTGTCCTCCATGATAAAACAcacagacaagaatttcattgatcctatcccaATAGGAATCTATAAGCAGTCGGCTTATTGCGCTTATGTTGGAGAAGAGATTGACGAAAATCCATGGTTCCATGTCAAAAAGTACCTGGAAAAGGGAGAATACCCAGAGACTGCTACCCATACTCAGAAGCACACGCTTTGA